A genomic window from Lycium barbarum isolate Lr01 chromosome 4, ASM1917538v2, whole genome shotgun sequence includes:
- the LOC132635282 gene encoding AT-hook motif nuclear-localized protein 23-like — translation MVIMAGLDLSSASRYVHQLHHPEFNLQIQPENDDENTKNPFSNEHHQLDLGGNSGPGDLVGRRPRGRPPGSKNKPKPPVIITRESANTLRAHILEIGNGCDVFECVSSYARRRQRGICILSGSGIVTNVTIRQPATPGNNSSVVTLNGRFEILSLSGSFLPPPAPPGATSLTIFLAGGQGQVVGGSVVGELMAAGPVIVIASSFTNVAYERLPLEDDNININDGVNQIQQQGSGGGGDGGGGGGGVNNNPFPDPSSGLPFFNLPLNMPNCLNPGSTSVDGWAGNPTPRPPFGI, via the coding sequence atggTCATTATGGCTGGTTTAGATTTAAGTAGTGCATCTCGTTACGTTCACCAACTTCACCACCCTGAATTTAACCTCCAAATACAACCTGAAAATGATGATGAAAATACAAAAAACCCGTTTTCCAATGAACACCACCAACTTGATCTAGGTGGAAATTCTGGACCTGGCGACCTTGTTGGTCGCAGACCAAGGGGTCGTCCACCAGGGTCCAAGAATAAACCGAAACCACCGGTTATTATCACTAGGGAAAGTGCGAATACTTTAAGAGCACATATTCTTGAAATTGGAAATGGATGTGACGTTTTTGAGTGTGTTTCATCTTATGCTAGAAGAAGGCAGCGTGGGATCTGTATATTAAGTGGTAGTGGTATTGTGACTAATGTGACTATAAGGCAACCGGCAACACCCGGTAATAATTCATCGGTCGTTACATTAAATGGGAGATTTGAGATATTGTCACTTAGTGGTTCATTTTTGCCACCACCAGCACCACCAGGAGCAACAAGTTTGACAATTTTCTTGGCTGGTGGACAAGGACAAGTTGTTGGAGGAAGTGTGGTAGGTGAGTTGATGGCTGCTGGTCCAGTTATTGTTATAGCTTCATCTTTTACTAATGTTGCTTATGAGAGGCTGCCTTTAGAGGATGATAATATTAATATTAATGATGGGGTTAATCAGATTCAGCAGCAAGGTTCCGGTGGAGGTGGTgacggtggtggtggtggtggtggggttaACAATAACCCTTTTCCGGACCCATCTTCTGGGCTTCCGTTCTTCAATCTGCCGTTAAATATGCCTAACTGTTTAAATCCTGGATCTACTTCTGTTGATGGGTGGGCGGGGAATCCAACTCCTCGCCCTCCTTTTGGAATCTAA